The following proteins are encoded in a genomic region of Bradyrhizobium sp. SK17:
- a CDS encoding inorganic phosphate transporter has translation MSDVALPGSIEPARRSGPDLEKGFHPLTGIIYLGVIGAALLFVAYSIYADVGATDAGKTSYAAFLLLFVALLISLGFEFVNGFHDTANAVATVIYTRSMPAHVAVVWSGLFNLIGVLLSSGAVAFGIVSLLPVELILQVGSSAGFAMVFALLIAAIIWNVGTWYFGLPASSSHTLIGSIMGVGIANALMHGREGTSGVDWSQAVNTGKALLLSPLFGFLLAAILLYGLKTALLRATPALFGEPQGDQPPPWWIRGILILTCTLVSFFHGSNDGQKGMGLIMLILIGVVPTAYALNRAMPASQIAAFTANSAAASKVVEDRGADRKVTGDPRPALTNYISLRQLTDDTYPSLAVLIGEISDQVVQYGSLAKFPAETVRNTRNDMYLVSEALRLLMKGGDSALSDADAATLNRYKGSLDAATKFIPSWVKIAVAIALGLGTMVGWKRIVVTVGEKIGKTHLTYAQGACAEITAAATIAAADGYGLPVSTTHVLSSGIAGTMTANGSGLQWSTIRNIAMAWVLTLPVAMLISGVLYFVFAHLF, from the coding sequence ATGAGTGATGTGGCGTTACCTGGTTCGATCGAGCCTGCGCGGCGTAGCGGTCCCGATCTCGAGAAGGGCTTTCATCCCCTCACCGGCATCATCTATCTGGGCGTGATCGGCGCCGCGCTATTGTTCGTGGCCTACAGCATCTACGCGGACGTCGGCGCCACGGATGCGGGCAAGACGTCATATGCCGCGTTCCTGCTGCTGTTCGTGGCGCTGCTGATCTCGCTCGGCTTCGAATTCGTCAACGGCTTCCACGACACGGCGAACGCCGTCGCAACCGTGATCTACACGCGCTCGATGCCGGCCCATGTGGCCGTCGTCTGGTCGGGCCTGTTCAATCTGATCGGTGTCCTCCTCTCCAGCGGTGCGGTCGCGTTCGGCATCGTCTCCTTGCTGCCGGTCGAATTGATCCTTCAGGTCGGCAGCAGCGCCGGCTTCGCCATGGTGTTCGCGCTATTGATCGCCGCGATCATCTGGAACGTCGGGACCTGGTACTTCGGACTGCCCGCGTCGAGTTCGCATACCCTGATCGGATCGATCATGGGCGTCGGCATCGCGAACGCCCTGATGCACGGAAGGGAAGGCACGTCCGGCGTGGATTGGTCGCAGGCCGTCAACACCGGCAAGGCGCTGCTGCTGTCGCCGCTGTTCGGATTCCTGCTCGCCGCCATCCTGCTCTACGGGCTGAAGACCGCATTGCTGCGCGCAACCCCGGCGCTGTTCGGCGAGCCCCAAGGCGATCAGCCGCCGCCATGGTGGATACGCGGCATCCTGATCCTGACCTGCACGCTGGTCAGCTTCTTCCACGGATCGAACGACGGTCAGAAGGGCATGGGTCTCATCATGCTGATCCTGATCGGCGTGGTCCCGACCGCCTATGCGCTCAACCGCGCGATGCCGGCGAGCCAGATCGCGGCGTTCACCGCGAATTCGGCAGCGGCGAGCAAGGTCGTCGAGGACAGGGGCGCCGATCGCAAGGTGACCGGCGACCCGCGGCCGGCGCTGACGAACTACATTTCGCTTCGGCAACTCACCGACGATACCTATCCGTCACTCGCCGTTCTCATCGGCGAGATCAGCGACCAGGTCGTTCAATACGGTTCGCTGGCCAAATTCCCGGCGGAGACCGTCCGCAACACGCGTAACGACATGTACCTGGTGTCGGAGGCGCTTCGCCTGCTCATGAAGGGCGGCGACAGCGCGCTGAGCGATGCCGACGCTGCGACGCTCAATCGCTACAAGGGCTCGCTGGATGCCGCCACCAAATTCATTCCGTCCTGGGTGAAGATCGCGGTCGCCATCGCGCTCGGCCTCGGCACGATGGTCGGCTGGAAGCGGATCGTCGTGACGGTCGGTGAGAAGATCGGCAAGACCCATTTGACCTACGCGCAGGGTGCCTGCGCCGAAATCACGGCGGCTGCGACCATCGCGGCTGCGGATGGATACGGCTTGCCGGTGTCGACGACGCATGTGCTGTCGTCCGGCATCGCCGGCACCATGACCGCGAACGGGTCCGGCCTGCAATGGTCGACCATCCGCAACATCGCCATGGCCTGGGTTCTGACCTTGCCGGTGGCGATGCTGATCTCGGGCGTTCTCTACTTTGTTTTCGCGCATTTGTTTTAG
- a CDS encoding Crp/Fnr family transcriptional regulator, with protein MADASFSLLTGNSIETRLVRAGGIIFREGEQANELFVIKSGYVRIQVGNKTMADLAPDTIFGEMALIDNEPRSATATALTDVELVPVSEKQFLFLVSQTPHFALKVMRTLAQRLRTMNKGVY; from the coding sequence GTGGCAGACGCAAGCTTCAGCCTTCTGACGGGCAACAGCATCGAAACCCGGCTGGTTCGCGCCGGCGGAATCATCTTTCGCGAGGGCGAGCAAGCCAACGAGCTCTTTGTCATCAAGAGCGGCTATGTGCGCATCCAGGTCGGCAACAAGACCATGGCGGACCTGGCACCCGACACGATCTTCGGCGAGATGGCGTTGATCGACAACGAACCGAGGAGTGCGACCGCCACGGCGCTCACGGATGTCGAGCTCGTCCCAGTCTCGGAAAAGCAGTTTCTCTTCCTCGTCAGCCAGACGCCGCATTTTGCCCTGAAGGTGATGAGGACGCTGGCACAGCGGCTCAGGACCATGAACAAGGGCGTCTATTGA
- a CDS encoding GCG_CRPN prefix-to-repeats domain-containing protein — MSRLIATALLLAMLGSAGAMPLAPVTTAQNPDVVTVAGGCGGGWHRGPYGGCRRNFAQPWAHACPRGFHIGPGGRCRANGT, encoded by the coding sequence ATGAGCAGATTGATTGCGACGGCCTTGCTTCTCGCCATGCTCGGCAGCGCCGGCGCCATGCCGCTCGCACCGGTCACGACCGCGCAGAATCCCGATGTCGTCACGGTTGCTGGCGGTTGCGGCGGCGGCTGGCATCGCGGCCCCTACGGCGGCTGCCGCCGCAACTTCGCGCAGCCATGGGCGCATGCCTGTCCGCGCGGCTTTCATATCGGCCCGGGCGGGCGCTGCCGCGCCAACGGCACCTAA
- a CDS encoding AraC family transcriptional regulator codes for MSVVKMSVIKKRLSTDMLPPGLGERQRYLFFAELFEHFSNTGELDPSPAVPFRATMNSIHIGTTMLGRCNGSFTTVRRERRQVLATNDDRYCLARNTGDRTSVVTHRGREFQMRPGAMVLLKLDEPFFTADGAHHKRFTNVHLPMATLRAMVGGVDDLVGRELAPGGALSLAMDYSDLLLQSPDAVDEAGFAIAAHLLDLVALGLGARGDLAAAAQRRGLRGVRLKSLLMILEARFTEPDFSAHKLAAATGLSERYVNELLYEAGASFTMRLTELRLAKAAKLLVHDAERRISDIAFDCGFNDLSYFNRCFRRRFGLTPSAARGT; via the coding sequence ATGTCCGTCGTCAAGATGTCCGTCATCAAGAAAAGGCTGTCGACCGACATGCTGCCGCCCGGCCTCGGCGAGCGGCAGCGCTACCTGTTCTTCGCCGAATTGTTCGAGCATTTCTCGAACACCGGCGAGCTCGACCCGTCGCCGGCGGTGCCGTTTCGCGCGACGATGAACTCGATCCATATCGGCACCACCATGCTCGGCCGCTGCAACGGCAGCTTCACCACCGTGCGGCGCGAGCGGCGCCAGGTGCTGGCGACCAACGACGACCGCTATTGCCTGGCGCGCAACACCGGCGACCGCACTTCTGTCGTGACGCACCGCGGGCGCGAATTCCAGATGCGGCCGGGCGCCATGGTGCTGCTCAAGCTGGACGAGCCGTTCTTCACCGCCGACGGCGCCCACCACAAGCGCTTCACCAATGTCCATCTGCCGATGGCGACGTTGCGCGCCATGGTCGGCGGAGTCGATGACCTGGTCGGCCGCGAGCTCGCGCCGGGCGGCGCGCTGTCGCTGGCGATGGACTACAGCGACCTGCTGCTGCAATCCCCTGACGCGGTCGACGAGGCCGGCTTCGCCATCGCCGCGCATCTGCTGGATCTCGTGGCGCTCGGCCTCGGCGCCCGCGGCGATCTCGCGGCCGCTGCGCAGCGCCGCGGCCTGCGCGGGGTCAGGCTGAAGTCGCTGCTGATGATCCTGGAGGCGCGCTTCACCGAGCCGGACTTCTCCGCGCACAAGCTCGCCGCCGCAACCGGGCTGTCGGAGCGTTACGTCAACGAGCTGCTCTACGAGGCGGGCGCGAGCTTCACCATGCGGCTGACCGAATTGCGGCTGGCCAAGGCTGCCAAGTTGCTGGTCCATGATGCCGAGCGGCGGATCAGCGATATTGCCTTCGACTGCGGCTTCAACGATCTGTCCTATTTCAACCGCTGCTTCCGCCGCCGCTTCGGCTTGACGCCGTCGGCCGCGCGCGGCACCTGA
- a CDS encoding DUF4112 domain-containing protein encodes MAMPEDDIFTPNATRSRPPFGGAQARGKVIDQDGRELPDGPQHPGFESFHFDFRNSSANPFGNLTREQRLQRLEMIARLLDVAFVVPGTNVRYGIDGLIGLIPVIGDLITTAISLWLVREARLLGAPWHITARMLANVAVDGVIGMVPVAGDAFDVMFRANIRNVRMLRRWLDKQPGF; translated from the coding sequence ATGGCCATGCCCGAGGACGACATCTTTACGCCCAATGCCACGCGATCGCGGCCGCCCTTCGGCGGAGCGCAGGCGCGTGGCAAGGTCATCGATCAGGACGGGCGCGAATTGCCGGATGGCCCGCAGCATCCGGGCTTCGAGAGCTTCCACTTCGACTTCCGCAACTCCAGCGCCAATCCGTTCGGCAATCTGACCCGCGAGCAGCGGCTGCAGCGGTTGGAGATGATCGCACGGCTGCTCGACGTCGCCTTCGTCGTGCCGGGCACCAATGTCCGCTATGGCATCGACGGGCTGATCGGCCTGATCCCGGTGATCGGCGATCTGATCACGACGGCGATCTCGCTGTGGCTGGTGCGCGAGGCCCGTTTGCTGGGCGCGCCCTGGCACATCACGGCGCGGATGCTCGCCAATGTCGCCGTCGACGGCGTGATCGGCATGGTGCCGGTGGCGGGCGATGCCTTCGACGTCATGTTCCGCGCCAACATCCGCAATGTGCGGATGCTGCGGCGCTGGCTCGACAAGCAGCCCGGATTCTGA
- a CDS encoding DUF3309 family protein, producing MSLGLILIIILLVILLGGYSGRIRGYGYGLGHSGMGLFGVILIVVAILAWLDKI from the coding sequence ATGTCGCTCGGATTGATCCTCATCATCATCCTGCTGGTTATCCTGCTGGGCGGCTATAGCGGCCGGATCCGCGGCTATGGCTATGGCCTCGGCCACTCCGGAATGGGCCTTTTCGGGGTGATTTTGATCGTGGTCGCGATCCTGGCCTGGCTCGACAAGATCTGA
- the msrB gene encoding peptide-methionine (R)-S-oxide reductase MsrB, translating into MSDTKTDGKVHKSEAEWRQELTPMQYAVLREKATERPFTGEYEHDPRKGTYVCAGCGQTLFESDQKFDSGCGWPSFSKPAVESHVDEEHDISHGMIRTEVLCSKCDGHLGHVFNDGPGPTGLRYCINSAALKLNEKK; encoded by the coding sequence ATGTCCGACACCAAGACCGACGGCAAGGTCCACAAGAGCGAGGCCGAGTGGCGCCAGGAGTTGACGCCGATGCAGTACGCCGTGCTGCGTGAGAAGGCGACCGAGCGTCCGTTCACCGGCGAATATGAGCACGATCCCCGCAAGGGTACCTATGTCTGCGCCGGCTGCGGACAGACGCTGTTCGAGTCCGACCAGAAGTTCGACTCCGGCTGCGGCTGGCCGAGCTTCTCCAAGCCCGCGGTCGAGAGCCATGTCGACGAGGAGCACGACATCAGCCACGGCATGATCCGCACCGAGGTGCTGTGCTCGAAATGCGACGGCCATCTCGGCCACGTCTTCAACGACGGCCCTGGCCCGACCGGCCTGCGCTACTGCATCAATTCGGCGGCGCTGAAGCTGAACGAGAAGAAGTAG
- the msrA gene encoding peptide-methionine (S)-S-oxide reductase MsrA has protein sequence MPKSSLSRLSLCAAAIGALAVAAFAVAPSLAAEDAVIIPPPAASAPETGIKTAVLAGGCFWGVQGVFQHTAGVVSAVSGYSGGSKANADYEKVSTGSTGHAESVEIKYDPQKISYGKILQIFFSVVHDPTQLNRQGPDSGTQYRSAIFTTSDEQKKVADAYIAQLNAAKVYKRPIVTKVGALEAFYPAEGYHQDYLTLHPNQPYIAYNDIPKVENLKKIFAENYIEKPTLVSSTKVTN, from the coding sequence ATGCCCAAGAGCTCCCTCAGCCGCCTCTCGCTTTGCGCTGCCGCGATTGGCGCGCTGGCCGTCGCCGCTTTTGCAGTCGCGCCCTCGCTTGCCGCCGAGGACGCCGTGATCATCCCGCCGCCGGCCGCAAGCGCGCCGGAGACTGGCATCAAGACCGCGGTGTTGGCCGGTGGCTGCTTCTGGGGCGTGCAGGGCGTGTTCCAGCACACCGCCGGTGTCGTCAGCGCGGTGTCCGGCTACTCCGGCGGCAGCAAGGCGAATGCCGACTATGAGAAGGTGTCGACCGGCTCCACCGGCCATGCGGAATCGGTCGAGATCAAATACGACCCGCAGAAGATATCCTACGGCAAGATCCTACAGATCTTCTTCTCCGTCGTGCATGACCCGACCCAGTTGAACCGCCAGGGCCCCGACTCCGGCACGCAATATCGCTCGGCGATCTTCACCACCAGCGACGAGCAGAAGAAGGTGGCGGATGCCTATATCGCCCAGCTCAACGCCGCCAAGGTCTACAAGAGGCCGATCGTGACCAAGGTCGGCGCGCTCGAGGCATTCTATCCGGCCGAGGGCTACCACCAGGATTATCTGACGCTGCACCCGAACCAGCCCTATATCGCGTATAACGACATCCCGAAGGTCGAGAACCTGAAGAAGATCTTCGCGGAGAATTACATCGAGAAGCCGACGCTGGTGAGCAGCACCAAGGTCACCAACTGA
- a CDS encoding ATP-dependent RecD-like DNA helicase: MTTFTPHQDSALKAVADWLKAKPGQNGTPPVFRLFGYAGTGKTTLAQHIAEGVDGEVKFAAFTGKAALVMRNKGCDSASTIHSLIYRARESGVEQPSFELWDDAPASKAKLIVIDECSMVDAELGRDLMSFDCPLLVLGDPAQLPPIQGGGFFTDAEPDAMLTEVHRQAQDDPIVRMSMDIREGRELEIGRHGESEVVSRKELDPDRVMSADQVLVGRNNTRRAYNMRVRQRLNIEDPLPVAGDKLVCLRNNRKKGLFNGGLWRVKARAQSKSKIITMRVMPDEDFGYKVTKVSVRGECFDGGVEGVPWEQRKPYDEFDFGYVLTVHKSQGSQWDDVVLFDESFAFQDSRARWLYTGITRAAKRLSVVV; encoded by the coding sequence ATGACCACCTTTACGCCGCATCAGGATTCTGCGCTGAAAGCCGTCGCCGACTGGTTGAAAGCCAAGCCAGGCCAGAACGGGACACCGCCGGTGTTCCGACTGTTCGGCTATGCCGGAACCGGCAAGACCACGCTCGCCCAGCATATCGCCGAGGGCGTCGACGGCGAGGTGAAATTTGCCGCCTTCACCGGCAAGGCGGCGCTTGTCATGCGCAACAAGGGTTGCGACAGCGCGTCCACGATCCACTCACTGATCTACCGCGCCCGCGAGTCCGGCGTCGAGCAGCCGAGCTTCGAGCTCTGGGACGACGCCCCCGCATCCAAGGCCAAGCTGATCGTGATCGACGAATGCTCGATGGTCGATGCCGAGCTTGGCCGCGATCTGATGTCGTTCGATTGCCCGCTGCTGGTGCTCGGCGACCCCGCGCAATTGCCGCCGATCCAGGGCGGCGGTTTCTTCACCGACGCCGAGCCGGACGCGATGCTGACCGAGGTGCATCGCCAGGCGCAGGACGATCCGATCGTGCGGATGTCGATGGATATCCGCGAGGGCCGCGAGCTCGAGATCGGCCGCCACGGCGAGAGCGAGGTGGTGTCGCGCAAGGAGCTCGATCCAGACCGCGTGATGAGCGCCGACCAGGTGCTGGTCGGCCGCAACAACACCCGCCGCGCCTACAACATGCGGGTGCGGCAGCGGCTGAACATCGAGGATCCGCTGCCGGTCGCCGGCGACAAGCTGGTCTGCCTGCGCAACAACCGCAAGAAGGGCCTGTTCAATGGCGGGCTGTGGCGGGTCAAGGCACGCGCGCAGTCGAAATCCAAGATCATCACCATGCGCGTGATGCCGGACGAGGATTTCGGCTACAAGGTCACCAAGGTCTCGGTGCGCGGCGAATGCTTCGACGGCGGCGTCGAGGGCGTGCCATGGGAACAGCGCAAGCCCTATGACGAGTTCGACTTCGGCTATGTGCTGACCGTGCACAAATCGCAGGGTTCGCAATGGGACGACGTCGTGCTGTTCGACGAGAGCTTTGCGTTCCAGGACTCGCGCGCGAGGTGGCTCTACACGGGCATCACGCGGGCGGCGAAGCGGCTGAGCGTGGTGGTGTGA
- a CDS encoding LLM class flavin-dependent oxidoreductase has product MKFGIFYELQLPRPWNDGDELRLYQNALTQLETADRLNYDYAWVVEHHFLEEYSHSPAPESFLAAASQRTRKIRLGHGIFQLTTNHPARVAERIAVLDLLSNGRCEFGMGESASITELTPFGRDMETKREVFEEAVEAIFPMFTKVGTEHHGKYFDIPLRNVVPKPVQKPHPPLWMACSQLPTIERAGQNGFGALGFQFVSAEAAHAWVHAYYNAITKRLKKLADYEINPNMALVSFFMCAETDEEARKRADGATFFQFALRYYGQAQNRQRPAPGTVNMWDEYNKWKRENPEAQEAALRGGLIGSPETIRRKLRRFRASHIDQVILLNQAGKNTHEHICESLELFGKEVMPEFQHDPEHDAWKKGVLDGSIQLEEIDTQAFSDRYGKLAVNVGSKAAAAG; this is encoded by the coding sequence ATGAAATTCGGCATCTTTTACGAGCTGCAACTGCCGCGCCCCTGGAACGACGGCGACGAGCTCCGCCTCTACCAGAATGCGCTGACCCAATTGGAGACCGCCGACCGACTCAACTACGACTATGCCTGGGTCGTCGAGCATCACTTCCTCGAGGAATATTCGCACTCGCCGGCGCCGGAATCCTTCCTCGCTGCCGCAAGCCAGCGCACCAGGAAGATCCGGCTCGGCCACGGCATCTTCCAGCTCACCACCAATCATCCGGCGCGCGTCGCCGAGCGGATCGCGGTGCTCGATCTCCTGAGCAACGGCCGCTGCGAATTCGGCATGGGCGAGAGCGCCTCGATCACCGAGCTGACGCCGTTCGGGCGCGACATGGAGACCAAGCGCGAGGTGTTCGAGGAAGCAGTCGAGGCGATCTTCCCGATGTTCACCAAGGTCGGCACCGAGCACCACGGCAAATATTTCGACATCCCGTTGCGCAACGTCGTGCCGAAGCCGGTGCAGAAGCCGCATCCGCCGCTCTGGATGGCCTGCTCGCAACTGCCGACCATCGAACGCGCCGGACAGAACGGCTTCGGCGCGCTCGGCTTCCAGTTCGTCAGCGCCGAGGCGGCGCATGCCTGGGTGCACGCCTATTACAACGCGATCACCAAGCGGCTGAAGAAGCTCGCCGACTACGAGATCAATCCCAACATGGCGCTGGTTTCGTTCTTCATGTGCGCGGAGACGGACGAGGAGGCGCGCAAGCGCGCCGACGGCGCGACCTTCTTCCAGTTCGCGCTGCGCTATTACGGCCAGGCGCAGAACCGGCAGCGGCCGGCGCCCGGCACCGTCAACATGTGGGACGAGTACAACAAGTGGAAGCGCGAGAATCCGGAGGCGCAGGAGGCCGCGTTGCGCGGCGGCCTGATCGGCTCGCCGGAGACGATCCGCAGGAAGCTGCGGCGCTTCCGCGCCTCGCATATCGATCAGGTGATCCTGCTCAATCAAGCCGGCAAGAACACGCATGAGCATATCTGCGAGTCGCTCGAATTGTTCGGGAAGGAAGTGATGCCGGAGTTCCAGCACGATCCCGAGCACGATGCCTGGAAGAAGGGCGTGCTCGACGGCTCGATCCAGCTCGAGGAGATCGACACCCAGGCGTTCTCGGACCGCTACGGCAAACTCGCGGTCAACGTCGGGTCGAAAGCCGCTGCCGCGGGTTGA
- a CDS encoding sulfonate ABC transporter substrate-binding protein — protein MKRREFLQLSLATAASVALLPGAQAQADTKEIRIGYQKNGVLVIARQREALENHFKPQGISVKWVEFSSGPPMMEAMNVGSVDYGAVGDSPPIFAQAAGAAIVYAAAQPIINGSGILVPQNSAIRTIADLKGKRVGFTKGSSAHNVVIQTLEKAGLTYDDITPVYLTPPDAGPAFANGGIDAWAIWDPYFAIAETKQNGRILINTSEVTKTNAFYIANRDFATKRGALLQQVVDVTTSTAAWAQAHPDEVAKSLAAVTGVPLDIQTIAARRAGFSVGPVTDDVIATQQGVADRFFKLGLIPKQIAIRDIVWRNTQT, from the coding sequence ATGAAGCGTCGTGAGTTCCTCCAGCTGTCGCTCGCCACAGCCGCATCGGTCGCGCTGTTGCCGGGCGCGCAGGCGCAGGCGGACACGAAGGAAATTCGTATCGGCTACCAGAAGAACGGCGTGCTGGTCATCGCGCGGCAGCGCGAAGCCTTGGAAAATCATTTCAAGCCGCAGGGCATCAGCGTGAAATGGGTCGAGTTCTCCTCGGGCCCGCCGATGATGGAGGCGATGAATGTCGGCAGTGTCGATTACGGCGCGGTCGGCGATTCCCCGCCGATCTTCGCGCAGGCCGCAGGGGCGGCCATCGTCTATGCCGCGGCCCAGCCCATCATCAATGGCTCGGGCATCCTGGTGCCGCAGAATTCGGCGATCAGGACCATTGCCGACCTCAAGGGCAAACGTGTCGGCTTCACCAAGGGATCCAGCGCGCATAACGTCGTGATCCAGACCCTGGAGAAGGCCGGGCTGACCTATGACGACATCACGCCGGTCTATCTGACGCCGCCGGATGCTGGCCCGGCCTTCGCCAATGGCGGCATCGATGCATGGGCGATCTGGGATCCGTATTTCGCGATCGCCGAAACCAAGCAGAATGGCCGCATTCTGATCAACACCAGCGAGGTTACCAAGACCAACGCGTTCTACATCGCGAACCGCGACTTTGCGACCAAGCGTGGCGCTCTCCTGCAGCAGGTCGTCGATGTCACGACGTCAACGGCGGCGTGGGCGCAGGCGCACCCGGACGAGGTCGCGAAATCGCTGGCCGCCGTTACAGGCGTGCCGCTCGATATCCAGACCATCGCGGCGCGGCGCGCCGGCTTCTCGGTGGGCCCCGTGACCGACGACGTCATCGCGACCCAGCAAGGCGTCGCCGACCGCTTCTTCAAGCTCGGCTTGATCCCGAAGCAGATCGCGATCCGCGACATCGTCTGGCGCAACACCCAGACCTGA
- a CDS encoding sulfonate ABC transporter substrate-binding protein, whose protein sequence is MTGLFRRWVARAVLSVSIVAATVSASYGEEKVVRIGYQKYGKLVLLKSKGSLEEKLKAVGTKVVWTEFPSGPPLLEALNVGAIDFGNTGEAPPIFAQAAGAPIQYVAYEPPAPKGEAILVPKDSPIKSVADLKGKKVALNKGSNVHYLLVKALEKAGVKYSEIEPVFLAPADARAAFERGSVDAWVIWDPFQAATEAATGARTVADGTGIVANYQFYFASKRFLQADPKIVQLVLAQLSEVDDWAKNDIHAVAEQLAPSIGLSVPVVEVALKRQAYGIKPVTDAVIADQQQVADTFFALGLIPKQIKISDVAWRPGT, encoded by the coding sequence ATGACGGGTTTGTTCCGGCGCTGGGTCGCCCGCGCAGTGCTGTCGGTCAGCATCGTTGCCGCCACCGTCAGCGCGTCCTACGGCGAAGAGAAGGTGGTCCGCATCGGCTACCAGAAATACGGCAAGCTGGTGCTGCTGAAGAGCAAGGGTTCGCTCGAGGAGAAGTTGAAGGCGGTCGGCACCAAGGTGGTGTGGACCGAGTTTCCGTCCGGGCCACCGCTGCTCGAAGCACTCAACGTCGGCGCGATCGATTTCGGCAACACCGGCGAGGCGCCGCCGATCTTCGCGCAGGCCGCCGGCGCGCCGATCCAGTATGTCGCCTATGAGCCGCCGGCGCCGAAGGGCGAGGCGATCCTGGTGCCGAAGGACAGCCCGATCAAATCGGTCGCCGACCTCAAGGGCAAGAAGGTCGCGCTCAACAAGGGCTCCAACGTCCACTATCTCCTGGTGAAGGCGCTGGAGAAAGCCGGCGTCAAATATTCCGAGATCGAGCCGGTATTCCTGGCGCCGGCCGACGCGCGCGCGGCGTTCGAGCGCGGTTCGGTCGATGCCTGGGTGATTTGGGATCCGTTCCAGGCTGCGACCGAGGCCGCGACCGGCGCGCGCACTGTCGCCGACGGCACCGGCATCGTCGCCAACTACCAGTTCTACTTCGCCTCGAAGAGATTCCTACAAGCCGATCCGAAGATCGTCCAGCTCGTGCTGGCGCAGCTCAGCGAGGTCGATGACTGGGCCAAGAACGATATCCACGCCGTCGCCGAACAGCTGGCGCCGAGCATTGGCCTGTCGGTGCCGGTGGTCGAGGTCGCGCTGAAGCGGCAGGCCTACGGCATCAAGCCGGTCACCGATGCCGTCATCGCCGATCAGCAACAGGTCGCCGACACGTTCTTCGCGCTCGGCCTGATCCCCAAACAAATCAAGATTTCCGACGTCGCATGGAGGCCAGGCACGTGA
- the ssuD gene encoding FMNH2-dependent alkanesulfonate monooxygenase: MEARHVSTPTNANILWFLPTHGDSRYLGTSIGGREVNFNYLRQIAQAADQLGYYGVLLPTGRSCEDSWVVASAVAPWTERLRYLVAVRPGLQSPSVAARMTATLDRLSNGRLLINVVTGGDPIENKGDGIFLNHDERYAVTREFLNVYSDLLAGKTVNVDGQHIRIEDGRLLFNPVQSPRPPLYFGGSSDAGIDVAVDTVDKYLTWGEPPAQVADKVARVKAVAERRGRKLSFGIRLHVIVRETNAEAWRAADELIQHLTDDTIATAQKIFSRMDSVGQQRMAQLHGGRRDKLEISPNLWAGVGLVRGGAGTALVGDPETVAARIKEYQDIGVDTFIMSGYPHLEEAYRFAELVFPLLSLGHGNNVTPIRVNTGPFGETIGNEYRPQKQASQS, translated from the coding sequence ATGGAGGCCAGGCACGTGAGCACCCCAACCAACGCCAACATCCTCTGGTTCCTGCCAACCCATGGCGACAGCCGTTATCTCGGCACGTCGATCGGCGGCCGCGAGGTGAATTTCAACTATTTGCGTCAGATCGCGCAGGCCGCCGACCAACTCGGCTATTACGGCGTGCTGCTGCCGACCGGGCGGAGCTGCGAAGACTCCTGGGTCGTGGCGTCGGCCGTCGCGCCCTGGACCGAGCGGCTGCGCTATCTCGTGGCGGTCAGGCCCGGCCTGCAATCGCCGAGCGTCGCTGCGCGCATGACCGCGACCCTGGACCGGCTGTCGAACGGCCGCCTCCTGATCAACGTCGTCACCGGCGGCGATCCGATCGAGAACAAGGGCGACGGCATCTTCCTAAATCATGACGAGCGCTACGCGGTGACCCGCGAGTTCCTCAACGTCTACAGCGATCTGCTCGCGGGCAAGACGGTCAATGTCGATGGCCAGCACATCCGGATCGAGGACGGCCGCTTGCTGTTCAATCCGGTGCAGTCGCCGCGGCCGCCGCTGTATTTCGGCGGTTCGTCGGATGCCGGCATCGACGTCGCGGTCGATACCGTCGACAAATACCTGACCTGGGGCGAGCCGCCGGCGCAAGTCGCCGACAAGGTCGCGCGGGTGAAAGCGGTCGCAGAGAGGCGGGGCCGTAAGCTGTCGTTCGGCATCCGCCTGCATGTGATCGTGCGCGAGACCAATGCCGAGGCGTGGCGCGCCGCCGACGAACTGATCCAGCACCTCACCGACGACACCATCGCCACCGCGCAGAAGATCTTCTCCCGGATGGATTCGGTCGGTCAGCAGCGCATGGCGCAGCTGCATGGCGGCCGGCGCGACAAGCTCGAGATCAGCCCGAACCTGTGGGCCGGCGTCGGCTTGGTGCGCGGCGGGGCCGGCACCGCGCTGGTCGGCGATCCCGAGACGGTCGCTGCGCGGATCAAGGAGTATCAGGACATCGGCGTCGATACCTTCATCATGTCGGGGTACCCGCATCTCGAGGAAGCCTATCGTTTCGCCGAGCTGGTATTCCCGCTGCTGTCGCTCGGACACGGTAACAACGTGACGCCGATCCGGGTCAACACCGGGCCGTTTGGCGAGACCATCGGCAATGAATATCGGCCGCAGAAACAGGCATCGCAATCATGA